Proteins from a single region of Anastrepha ludens isolate Willacy chromosome 5, idAnaLude1.1, whole genome shotgun sequence:
- the LOC128863396 gene encoding uncharacterized protein LOC128863396 produces the protein MVQKHRSAAKATTAKDVSPMRNMAVNKQAIASSPANSTAQCSNGRLSVPPATTSNCCNADKWKYNNMVNNQRAQFNSLHFC, from the coding sequence aTGGTCCAGAAACATCGTTCAGCTGCCAAAGCCACCACAGCCAAGGATGTGAGCCCAATGCGCAATATGGCCGTCAATAAGCAAGCGATCGCCTCGAGTCCCGCCAACAGTACAGCACAGTGCTCGAATGGACGCCTGAGCGTGCCTCCAGCTACAACAAGCAATTGTTGCAATGCCGACAAATGGAAATACAATAACATGGTGAATAATCAACGCGCACAGTTCAATAGTTTGCATTTCTGCTAA
- the LOC128863397 gene encoding uncharacterized protein LOC128863397 encodes MNYRADTKAKLLNNLSLSKHLSSKQGGSRTTNCGNRLEFALLTLLQNVP; translated from the exons ATGAATTACCGAGCGGACACCAAAGCTAAGCTACTTAACAATTTAAG CCTTTCTAAACATCTATCCTCAAAACAAGGCGGCTCACGTACCACCAATTGCGGCAATCGTCTAGAATTTGCCCTACTTACGCTACTACAAAACGTTCCTTGA
- the LOC128863051 gene encoding uncharacterized protein LOC128863051: MVYTERTERYIEPKDQCSSNAGSSKSHAASSKYSTQEHCSSSSNTASSSNWERKQSAPEDKWKYNNMVRNDREKFNSLHFC, encoded by the coding sequence atggtttacacCGAACGTACGGAGCGTTACATCGAACCAAAGGATCAATGCAGCAGCAATGCGGGCAGCAGTAAATCTCATGCCGCATCGTCCAAATATTCGACGCAGGAGCACTGCTCGAGCAGTTCGAACACTGCTAGCAGTTCGAATTGGGAAAGAAAACAGTCAGCGCCGGAGGATAAGTGGAAGTACAATAATATGGTGCGCAATGATCGCGAAAAATTCAACAGTTTGCATTTTTGCTGA